One window of the Rosa rugosa chromosome 3, drRosRugo1.1, whole genome shotgun sequence genome contains the following:
- the LOC133735701 gene encoding UPF0481 protein At3g47200-like, whose product MDRGNNDHLVRSMSQVLNNLRFELSSSCCIYRVPKRLRRASENAYTPQVVSIGPLHHGKEGLKPMEELKNRYLKAFLRRTQVTLEDYVAQIKAKEVDLRSCYAETIDLNSDEFVRIVLVDAAFVIEVLLRFSFSDCQEANDRIFSKPFMLQDVWPDMRMLENQLPFFILDHLFEPHKATLSRGQSLIELSHHFFKTLMHIDVADETLKSIKPHEVVHFVDFVRKLYPLPPWKSQHRGKREIPVTPTMTQLSRAGIRFKDGSKTNMFDVKFEKGFLAMPKLTISDQTEVTITNLIAFEQSQCEDQEKYINDYFFFLNGLVKTPQDVKLLVDRGILDNKLGDNKKGCALIKNLVDGVVDYSKDYFYFITLCDDLNKYYNTGRHQWKEYLVTHFFNSPWATKEIIAAVIFLFLTLIQTVFSIMSYCHDLGKR is encoded by the coding sequence ATGGATAGAGGGAATAATGATCACTTAGTGAGGTCGATGAGCCAGGTGTTGAATAACTTAAGGTTTGAGCTATCATCGTCATGCTGTATCTACCGAGTTCCTAAGCGACTACGGCGTGCAAGTGAAAATGCTTACACACCTCAAGTGGTCTCTATAGGCCCACTTCACCATGGCAAGGAAGGCTTAAAACCCATGGAAGAGCTCAAAAATAGGTACCTAAAAGCTTTTCTACGTCGGACCCAGGTAACCTTAGAGGATTATGTAGCTCAAATAAAGGCAAAAGAAGTAGATCTGCGCAGCTGTTATGCAGAGACCATTGATTTAAATAGTGATGAATTTGTTAGAATCGTTCTAGTGGACGCCGCCTTCGTCATTGAGGTCTTATTGAGGTTCAGTTTCAGTGACTGTCAAGAAGCAAATGACCGCATATTTAGCAAACCATTTATGTTACAGGATGTCTGGCCTGACATGCGGATGCTTGAAAATCAGCTGCCGTTCTTTATTCTTGACCATCTTTTCGAACCACACAAGGCTACTCTTTCAAGGGGGCAGTCACTAATTGAACTTTCTCACCACTTCTTCAAAACTCTAATGCATATAGATGTAGCAGATGAAACTTTGAAGTCAATAAAACCTCATGAAGTGGTacattttgttgattttgttagaAAGTTATATCCACTACCACCATGGAAATCACAACATCGAGGGAAACGCGAGATACCGGTCACCCCAACCATGACACAGCTATCCCGAGCAGGGATCAGGTTTAAGGACGGATCGAAAACAAATATGTTTGATGTGAAGTTCGAAAAAGGGTTTCTAGCAATGCCAAAACTCACAATAAGTGATCAAACAGAGGTTACAATAACAAATCTCATTGCCTTTGAACAAAGCCAATGCGAGGACCAGGAGAAGTACATAAATgattatttcttcttcttaaacGGTCTTGTAAAAACCCCTCAGGATGTTAAATTGCTTGTTGATCGTGGAATTCTTGACAATAAGCTAGGTGACAACAAAAAAGGCTGTGCTCTGATTAAGAACCTCGTGGATGGGGTGGTGGACTACTCCAAGGACTACTTCTATTTCATCACTCTTTGCGATGACCTGAACAAGTACTACAATACGGGTCGTCACCAATGGAAGGAATACTTGGTCACGCACTTTTTCAACTCTCCTTGGGCAACTAAAGAAATCATTGCTGCAGTTATTTTcctctttctcactctcatacaGACTGTTTTCTCTATCATGTCTTACTGTCACGACCTCGGTAAGAGGTAA
- the LOC133736170 gene encoding UPF0481 protein At3g47200 isoform X1 — protein MAGNGEAPNDIESQQAQHIPLITSMRQELEDLPILSPLCCIYKVPERLRRVSEKAYTPQVVSIGPLHHGKDSLKAMEVHKKRYLQAFIVRTKASLEEYVVKMKNREEKLRNCYAETIEFTSDEFVKIILVDAAFIIEVLLRYCIHELQDENDRIFNKPWMLQDVWPDMRLLENQLPFFILEELYARVSSNVTEGKSLIDLSHNFFTSLMHIEGTEGNLQTIRSSPVHHFVDFCRHLYLPPQPEWPAKGKLETLTTPSMTDLHRAGVKFKVRSSKNLFDIRFQGGMLEIPKLAISDEIELTIRNILAFEQCHSLENIINDYVVVMDRLVNTPKDVELLVKYGIVENRLGDSSGGSNLINNLADGVIVDSKDFCYATLCKDLNNYCSWTWHKWKANLRQNYFNTPWAIISFTAAVILLILTLIQAVTSIVSAVKGR, from the coding sequence ATGGCAGGAAACGGTGAAGCTCCGAATGACATAGAAAGCCAGCAAGCCCAGCACATTCCATTGATAACTTCAATGAGACAAGAGTTGGAGGATTTGCCTATTCTGTCTCCTTTGTGTTGTATCTACAAAGTTCCTGAGCGGCTACGGCGTGTAAGTGAAAAGGCATACACTCCTCAGGTTGTTTCTATAGGTCCACTTCACCATGGGAAGGATAGCCTAAAAGCAATGGAAGTGCACAAAAAGAGGTACCTGCAAGCTTTTATAGTTCGGACCAAGGCCAGCTTGGAGGAGTATGTAGTGAAAATGAAGAACCGAGAAGAAAAACTGCGCAATTGTTACGCTGAAACTATTGAGTTTACAAGTGATGAGTTTGTGAAGATCATTTTAGTGGATGCTGCGTTCATCATTGAGGTATTACTGAGGTACTGTATCCATGAATTGCAGGATGAGAATGATCGCATATTTAACAAACCATGGATGTTACAGGATGTATGGCCTGACATGCGGTTGCTTGAAAATCAGCTGCCATTTTTCATTCTTGAGGAACTTTATGCTAGAGTCTCTTCTAATGTTACTGAGGGGAAATCATTAATTGATCTTTCTCACAATTTCTTCACAAGTCTGATGCATATAGAGGGTACGGAAGGCAATTTACAGACCATACGCTCCTCTCCTGTACATCATTTTGTTGATTTCTGTAGACACTTATATCTACCGCCACAACCAGAATGGCCAGCTAAAGGAAAACTCGAAACTCTAACCACACCCAGCATGACAGATCTACACCGGGCTGGAGTCAAGTTTAAGGTGAGATCAAGCAAAAATTTATTTGACATACGATTTCAAGGTGGGATGCTTGAAATTCCAAAATTAGCAATAAGTGATGAAATAGAGCTTACAATCAGAAATATCCTTGCCTTTGAACAATGCCATAGCCTAGAGAATATCATAAATGATTATGTTGTTGTCATGGATCGCCTTGTGAACACCCCAAAGGATGTGGAGTTGCTTGTCAAGTACGGAATTGTTGAAAATAGGCTAGGTGATAGCTCTGGAGGGTCTAATTTGATTAACAATCTTGCTGACGGGGTCATCGTTGACTCCAAAGACTTCTGTTATGCTACTCTTTGTAAAGACCTGAACAATTACTGCAGTTGGACATGGCACAAATGGAAGGCGAATTTGAGACAAAATTATTTCAACACCCCTTGGGCAATTATATCCTTCACTGCAGCTGTTATTCTTCTCATACTTACTCTCATACAAGCAGTGACCTCTATTGTCTCTGCTGTGAAAGGTAGGTAA
- the LOC133736168 gene encoding UPF0481 protein At3g47200-like, giving the protein MADESLYQAPNGIEQYPYILPLATSMRRVLGSLFPLSPSCCICRVPKRLSRVSEKAYTPQVVSIGPLHHGKEGLKAMEELKHRYLQAFLHRYQTVTSLEDCIMKVKEEEQTLRSCYAEPIEYDSDEFVRIILVDAIFIIEVLIRYNDERLQPENDHIFKKPRMLEDVWPDLRMLENQLPFFILEKLFCPVATEEYSIISLSHKFFKTLMHIEEMEDTLPRIRSSPVEHFVDFVRKLYPLPPSRPALQNSHGGQVETLATLNMKELYLAGVRFKVGSSKNIFDIRFNDGTLEIPKITISDQSEVNLTNLLVFEQSQCKETENYINDYVGFLNILVNTPKDVALLVKHDIFENKLGDFKKGCTMIKNLGDRVNIVASKEFYYAHLREQLNKHCRRSWHVWKANLKQDYLNTPWATISVIAAVVLLILTLIQTVCSIISVRQTHQVS; this is encoded by the coding sequence ATGGCAGATGAAAGCCTTTATCAAGCTCCAAATGGCATTGAACAGTACCCATACATTCTTCCATTAGCAACATCAATGAGAAGGGTGTTGGGTAGCTTGTTTCCTTTATCCCCTTCGTGTTGCATCTGCAGGGTTCCTAAGCGGCTAAGTCGTGTAAGCGAAAAGGCCTATACACCTCAGGTAGTTTCTATAGGTCCACTTCACCATGGCAAAGAAGGTTTAAAAGCCATGGAAGAGCTCAAACATAGGTATCTGCAAGCCTTTCTGCATCGTTATCAGACTGTCACTAGCTTGGAGGATTGTATAATGAAAGTTAAGGAAGAAGAACAAACTCTGCGCAGTTGTTATGCAGAGCCAATTGAGTATGATAGTGATGAATTTGTAAGAATCATTCTAGTGGATGCCATATTCATCATTGAGGTCTTAATACGGTACAATGATGAAAGATTGCAGCCTGAAAATGATCACATATTTAAAAAACCAAGGATGTTAGAGGATGTATGGCCTGACTTGCGGATGCTTGAAAATCAGCTGCCATTCTTCATCCTTGAAAAACTTTTCTGCCCTGTTGCTACGGAGGAGTATTCAATCATTAGTCTTTCTCACAAATTCTTCAAGACTCTAATGCATATAGAGGAAATGGAAGACACTTTGCCGAGAATAAGATCTTCTCCAGTAGAACATTTTGTCGATTTTGTTAGGAAGTTGTACCCGCTGCCACCATCACGACCAGCGTTACAAAACTCACATGGAGGGCAAGTTGAAACTCTAGCCACACTCAACATGAAAGAGCTATATCTCGCAGGAGTCAGGTTTAAGGTGGGATCAAGCAAAAATATTTTTGACATACGATTCAATGATGGGACATTGGAAATTCCAAAGATAACCATAAGTGATCAATCAGAGGTTAATCTCACAAATCTTCTGGTATTTGAACAAAGCCAATGCAAGGAGACAGAGAATTACATAAATGATTATGTTGGCTTCTTAAATATTCTTGTCAACACCCCAAAGGATGTGGCTTTGTTAGTTAAGCATGACATTTTTGAGAATAAGTTAGGTGACTTTAAAAAAGGGTGTACTATGATTAAGAACCTTGGTGATAGGGTCAACATTGTGGCCTCCAAAGAGTTCTATTATGCACATCTTCGTGAACAGTTGAATAAGCACTGCAGAAGGTCATGGCACGTATGGAAGGCAAATTTGAAGCAAGATTATTTGAACACACCTTGGGCGACCATTTCTGTCATTGCAGCTGTTGTTCTCCTCATACTCACTCTCATACAGACGGTGTGCTCCATTATCAGTGTTCGTCAAACTCATCAGGTAAGTTAG
- the LOC133735700 gene encoding UPF0481 protein At3g47200-like, translating to MEDESSYQVPYDIENPHSPLLTSMRSMLYNLSPLSSSCCICRVPKRLRRVSEMAYTPQVVSIGPLHHGKEGLKPMEEHKNRYLQDFLVRTNLSLEHYINKIRGREAELRGCYAETIQFDSDEFVRIVLVDAAFIIEVLLRYHFHELQDENDRIFKKPRMFEDVWPDMRMLENQLPFFILQDLFDPERIQIPSVENILSIINLSYTFFRALMNIEELEDTLETIISSTIEHFVDFVRKLYPPPPLKVARARGQPKSPTGASMRQLSTFEVPQGRGQPEIPTTPSMTELYRAGVKFKVGSGKNMFDIRFKDGTLQIPKITISDQSEVNLTNLLVFEQSQCKETENYINDYVGILNILVNTPEDVSLLVKNAIFVNKLGDSKKGCTMIKNMGDWVNIADYSKFHFAPLCEKLNEHCTKSRHKWLALLRQNYFNTPCKTISVIAAACIILFTLIQTVSSIISVRSRSH from the coding sequence ATGGAAGATGAAAGCAGCTATCAAGTTCCATATGACATAGAAAACCCACACTCTCCACTACTGACTTCGATGAGAAGTATGCTGTATAACTTGTCTCCTTTATCCTCTTCTTGCTGTATCTGCAGAGTTCCTAAGCGCCTACGTCGTGTTAGTGAAATGGCCTACACACCTCAAGTAGTCTCTATAGGCCCCCTTCACCATGGCAAGGAAGGGTTAAAGCCCATGGAGGAGCACAAAAATAGGTACCTCCAAGATTTTCTAGTCCGAACCAATCTAAGCTTGGAGCATTACATTAACAAAATAAGGGGCAGAGAAGCAGAATTGCGTGGTTGTTACGCAGAAACCATTCAATTCGACAGTGATGAATTTGTAAGAATTGTCCTAGTGGATGCCGCTTTCATCATTGAGGTCTTATTGAGGTACCATTTCCATGAGTTGCAGGATGAGAATGATCGCATCTTCAAGAAACCAAGGATGTTTGAGGATGTATGGCCTGATATGCGGATGCTTGAAAATCAGCTTCCATTCTTTATCCTCCAGGATCTTTTCGACCCCGAAAGGATTCAAATACCTTCTGTGGAGAATATTCTCTCAATAATCAATCTTTCTTACACTTTCTTCAGAGCTCTAATGAATATAGAGGAACTGGAAGACACTTTGGAGACAATAATTTCTTCTACTATAGAacattttgttgattttgtcaGAAAATTgtatccaccaccaccactaaaGGTAGCAAGAGCTAGAGGCCAACCCAAATCTCCAACTGGAGCCAGCATGAGACAACTATCAACATTTGAAGTACCACAAGGTCGAGGGCAACCTGAAATTCCAACCACACCAAGCATGACAGAGCTATACAGGGCAGGAGTCAAGTTTAAAGTGGGATCAGGTAAAAATATGTTTGACATTCGATTCAAAGATGGGACCTTGCAAATTCCAAAAATAACAATAAGTGATCAATCAGAGGTGAATCTCACAAATCTCCTTGTGTTTGAACAAAGCCAGTGCAAGGAGACTGAGAATTACATAAATGATTATGTTGGCATCTTAAACATTCTTGTCAACACCCCTGAGGATGTGTCATTGCTTGTTAAGAATGCAATCTTCGTGAACAAGTTAGGTGACAGCAAGAAAGGCTGTACTATGATTAAGAATATGGGTGACTGGGTCAATATTGCGGACTACAGCAAGTTCCATTTTGCTCCTCTTTGTGAAAAGCTGAACGAGCACTGCACAAAGTCGAGGCACAAATGGCTGGCACTGTTGAGGCAAAATTATTTCAACACACCTTGCAAAACTATTTCTGTCATCGCAGCTGCTTGTATAATCCTATTCACTCTCATACAGACGGTGTCCTCTATTATCTCTGTTCGTTCTCGTTCTCACTGA
- the LOC133736170 gene encoding UPF0481 protein At3g47200 isoform X2, with protein sequence MAGNGEAPNDIESQQAQHIPLITSMRQELEDLPILSPLCCIYKVPERLRRVSEKAYTPQVVSIGPLHHGKDSLKAMEVHKKRYLQAFIVRTKASLEEYVVKMKNREEKLRNCYAETIEFTSDEFVKIILVDAAFIIEDVWPDMRLLENQLPFFILEELYARVSSNVTEGKSLIDLSHNFFTSLMHIEGTEGNLQTIRSSPVHHFVDFCRHLYLPPQPEWPAKGKLETLTTPSMTDLHRAGVKFKVRSSKNLFDIRFQGGMLEIPKLAISDEIELTIRNILAFEQCHSLENIINDYVVVMDRLVNTPKDVELLVKYGIVENRLGDSSGGSNLINNLADGVIVDSKDFCYATLCKDLNNYCSWTWHKWKANLRQNYFNTPWAIISFTAAVILLILTLIQAVTSIVSAVKGR encoded by the exons ATGGCAGGAAACGGTGAAGCTCCGAATGACATAGAAAGCCAGCAAGCCCAGCACATTCCATTGATAACTTCAATGAGACAAGAGTTGGAGGATTTGCCTATTCTGTCTCCTTTGTGTTGTATCTACAAAGTTCCTGAGCGGCTACGGCGTGTAAGTGAAAAGGCATACACTCCTCAGGTTGTTTCTATAGGTCCACTTCACCATGGGAAGGATAGCCTAAAAGCAATGGAAGTGCACAAAAAGAGGTACCTGCAAGCTTTTATAGTTCGGACCAAGGCCAGCTTGGAGGAGTATGTAGTGAAAATGAAGAACCGAGAAGAAAAACTGCGCAATTGTTACGCTGAAACTATTGAGTTTACAAGTGATGAGTTTGTGAAGATCATTTTAGTGGATGCTGCGTTCATCATTGAG GATGTATGGCCTGACATGCGGTTGCTTGAAAATCAGCTGCCATTTTTCATTCTTGAGGAACTTTATGCTAGAGTCTCTTCTAATGTTACTGAGGGGAAATCATTAATTGATCTTTCTCACAATTTCTTCACAAGTCTGATGCATATAGAGGGTACGGAAGGCAATTTACAGACCATACGCTCCTCTCCTGTACATCATTTTGTTGATTTCTGTAGACACTTATATCTACCGCCACAACCAGAATGGCCAGCTAAAGGAAAACTCGAAACTCTAACCACACCCAGCATGACAGATCTACACCGGGCTGGAGTCAAGTTTAAGGTGAGATCAAGCAAAAATTTATTTGACATACGATTTCAAGGTGGGATGCTTGAAATTCCAAAATTAGCAATAAGTGATGAAATAGAGCTTACAATCAGAAATATCCTTGCCTTTGAACAATGCCATAGCCTAGAGAATATCATAAATGATTATGTTGTTGTCATGGATCGCCTTGTGAACACCCCAAAGGATGTGGAGTTGCTTGTCAAGTACGGAATTGTTGAAAATAGGCTAGGTGATAGCTCTGGAGGGTCTAATTTGATTAACAATCTTGCTGACGGGGTCATCGTTGACTCCAAAGACTTCTGTTATGCTACTCTTTGTAAAGACCTGAACAATTACTGCAGTTGGACATGGCACAAATGGAAGGCGAATTTGAGACAAAATTATTTCAACACCCCTTGGGCAATTATATCCTTCACTGCAGCTGTTATTCTTCTCATACTTACTCTCATACAAGCAGTGACCTCTATTGTCTCTGCTGTGAAAGGTAGGTAA